A genomic region of Alicyclobacillus sp. SO9 contains the following coding sequences:
- a CDS encoding NUDIX hydrolase, producing the protein MGSTKRQEVDYRQLTEETLNVTELYTGRMISLHQLTVQLPNGKQSTRDIVRHPGAVGILAEDNNGGLLVVHQWRNPIDKVQLEIPAGKLEPGEEPEVCAIRELKEETGYSCTELKQIAKFYTSPGFADEEITLFYATGLQVGDSEPDDDEFLQVESISKQKVKELVDTGQLSDAKTLIAFQWWLLERQFQA; encoded by the coding sequence GTGGGCTCTACGAAAAGACAGGAAGTCGATTACAGACAACTGACGGAAGAAACGTTGAATGTGACTGAGCTATACACGGGACGCATGATTTCCCTTCATCAACTGACAGTCCAGTTGCCGAACGGGAAGCAATCGACTCGCGACATTGTGCGGCACCCGGGGGCCGTTGGAATCCTTGCTGAGGACAACAATGGCGGTCTGCTGGTCGTTCATCAGTGGAGAAATCCCATTGACAAGGTTCAGTTGGAAATCCCTGCTGGCAAGCTGGAGCCGGGAGAAGAGCCTGAAGTGTGTGCAATCCGTGAGTTGAAGGAAGAAACGGGATACAGTTGTACAGAATTGAAGCAGATTGCAAAATTTTACACAAGTCCGGGCTTTGCGGATGAAGAAATTACGTTGTTTTATGCCACGGGATTGCAAGTGGGGGACTCCGAGCCGGATGACGATGAGTTTTTGCAGGTGGAGTCTATCAGTAAACAAAAAGTTAAAGAGCTTGTAGATACAGGGCAATTGTCAGATGCAAAAACACTGATTGCATTTCAATGGTGGCTTCTCGAAAGGCAATTCCAAGCATGA
- a CDS encoding amino acid permease gives MQKSKARLSHMPAGSSGEEGHGSLSTRELIFIGVGGIIGAGFFLGSGLPIKMAGPSVLLAFLLGAIVTAQVTGSLTSIAANHPVRGSFKVFADMYMGRFAGFLQGWTYYLTSILTISSEAVAMSVFSKLWFPHIASWILVSVYSAGILVLNAFGVKNFGKVESIMSVLKIGALAGFIIYLGFFVASRMMGPSATGASPVVHPLLGPGGGFFPHGFTGLMQSILIVIFAYAGIGVFGTAAAELKNPKGIDKAAWGTVIILAALYILSIGLLLMIEPWNTVSTKASPFVVAWKDVGLHWVASLFNGVVFVSSFSVMTGAVFSAGQILSNLGTTGEAPHFVTKRDRRGVEMWALVFTAACIAVAIGASYLLPSNVYSFLVSASSFFTFFNWFVILWTFLSWRIKTDEDNHFLSSLAFGQPISTVVTMLSIIVLTGYALTQHDQRVGFYFCAAVFALLSISYVLFARHSKAAATEDANED, from the coding sequence TTGCAGAAATCTAAGGCTAGGTTATCACACATGCCTGCGGGATCTTCAGGAGAAGAGGGGCATGGCAGTCTCTCGACTCGCGAACTGATATTTATTGGCGTTGGCGGTATCATTGGTGCTGGTTTTTTTCTGGGGTCTGGCCTACCGATAAAAATGGCAGGTCCCAGTGTCTTATTGGCTTTCCTGCTTGGTGCAATTGTAACCGCCCAAGTAACAGGGTCTCTGACTTCAATCGCGGCAAACCACCCCGTTCGAGGTTCTTTCAAGGTTTTTGCGGACATGTACATGGGACGTTTTGCGGGCTTTCTTCAAGGATGGACCTATTACCTGACAAGTATCCTCACAATATCCAGTGAGGCAGTGGCGATGTCGGTCTTCTCGAAACTCTGGTTTCCGCACATCGCCTCGTGGATTCTAGTGAGTGTCTACAGTGCCGGAATTTTGGTGTTGAATGCGTTTGGTGTAAAAAATTTCGGTAAAGTAGAATCTATCATGAGTGTCTTGAAAATTGGTGCACTGGCAGGTTTCATTATCTATTTGGGTTTTTTCGTTGCGAGTCGGATGATGGGGCCAAGCGCAACTGGTGCGTCGCCTGTTGTCCATCCGTTGTTGGGGCCCGGCGGAGGCTTTTTTCCCCACGGATTTACTGGTCTGATGCAGTCTATTCTCATTGTCATCTTTGCTTATGCTGGAATTGGAGTCTTTGGTACCGCAGCTGCTGAACTCAAAAATCCAAAAGGGATTGACAAAGCGGCGTGGGGGACCGTCATCATCTTGGCGGCGTTATATATTCTCTCCATTGGTCTGTTGCTCATGATTGAGCCGTGGAATACGGTCAGTACGAAAGCAAGTCCCTTTGTTGTCGCGTGGAAAGACGTGGGTTTGCACTGGGTCGCATCGCTGTTTAATGGAGTTGTGTTTGTGTCTTCATTCAGCGTCATGACAGGAGCTGTGTTTTCAGCTGGCCAGATTTTGAGTAATCTAGGGACGACTGGGGAGGCTCCACACTTTGTGACGAAGCGCGACCGCCGCGGCGTTGAAATGTGGGCGTTGGTGTTTACAGCAGCTTGCATTGCAGTTGCCATAGGCGCGTCTTATTTGTTACCTTCAAACGTTTACAGTTTTCTGGTGAGTGCATCCAGTTTCTTTACGTTCTTCAATTGGTTTGTCATCCTGTGGACGTTTCTCAGTTGGAGGATTAAGACAGACGAAGACAATCACTTTCTTTCTTCATTGGCCTTTGGTCAGCCGATATCTACGGTTGTCACAATGCTGTCCATCATTGTCTTGACAGGGTATGCTTTAACACAGCATGATCAACGTGTAGGATTTTACTTTTGCGCGGCGGTGTTCGCGCTTTTGAGCATATCTTATGTGTTGTTTGCGCGACACAGTAAAGCAGCAGCTACAGAGGACGCTAACGAAGATTGA
- a CDS encoding M20/M25/M40 family metallo-hydrolase — MNFEDVRDLFLELVQIDSPSFYEKAMADRCRELLEQLGCTVTEDDAGKRLQGEQGNLIATLPGNLDRTPVLLAAHMDTVQPGIGVMPQIDDSGVVRSSGDTVLGADDKAGVTAIVSALREIVQNGRDHGPIQIVLTVCEEQGLQGSKQLEASQLNARLGLSLDSGDAPGTLIVAGPTQVKWQAEFRGKSAHAGVAPEKGVSAIKVASQAVAKMPHGRLDKGTTVNVGSFVGDGPTNVVRDKVTLLGEARGLNTDSLNSVIAQIEETFANTAAKAHAEVSFEHKVMYDGFRFEETDAVRQMAEKAIANAGLQVHAVERGGGSDANIYTALGVPTINIAVGYEDIHSTKEHVSVHDIMKAANVIIEFLDLA; from the coding sequence ATGAATTTTGAAGATGTTCGTGATTTGTTTCTTGAATTGGTTCAGATTGACAGCCCGTCATTTTACGAAAAGGCCATGGCAGATCGTTGCAGGGAACTGTTGGAGCAATTGGGGTGTACTGTTACAGAGGATGATGCGGGCAAGCGGTTGCAGGGAGAACAAGGTAATCTCATTGCGACACTTCCTGGAAACTTGGACCGGACACCGGTATTACTCGCAGCACACATGGACACAGTACAGCCAGGAATTGGCGTAATGCCGCAGATTGACGATTCCGGTGTCGTGAGGAGCAGCGGTGATACCGTCCTCGGTGCTGACGATAAGGCAGGTGTGACAGCCATCGTCAGTGCCTTGCGTGAAATTGTGCAGAACGGGCGAGACCACGGTCCAATTCAAATTGTTTTGACGGTTTGTGAGGAGCAAGGCTTGCAAGGGTCAAAACAGCTGGAAGCCAGTCAACTCAACGCAAGGTTAGGTCTATCCCTCGACTCGGGAGACGCCCCCGGTACTTTGATTGTTGCCGGACCCACACAGGTAAAGTGGCAGGCGGAGTTTAGAGGTAAGTCAGCTCATGCCGGCGTGGCCCCGGAAAAGGGCGTGAGTGCAATAAAGGTTGCTTCCCAGGCCGTTGCAAAAATGCCTCATGGACGGCTGGATAAGGGGACAACAGTTAACGTGGGCAGCTTCGTTGGCGACGGCCCGACGAACGTTGTCAGAGATAAAGTTACACTACTCGGTGAAGCCCGCGGTTTAAATACAGATAGTTTGAATTCAGTTATCGCACAGATAGAGGAAACCTTCGCAAATACAGCAGCAAAGGCCCACGCAGAAGTGTCATTTGAACACAAAGTCATGTACGACGGGTTTCGGTTTGAAGAAACGGATGCTGTCCGTCAAATGGCCGAAAAAGCCATTGCCAATGCGGGGCTTCAGGTTCATGCGGTAGAGCGCGGCGGAGGCAGTGACGCGAACATCTACACGGCATTAGGAGTTCCTACCATCAATATTGCAGTAGGCTATGAGGATATCCATTCAACAAAGGAACATGTTTCCGTTCATGATATCATGAAGGCTGCTAATGTCATCATAGAATTTCTTGACTTGGCGTAG
- a CDS encoding acyl-CoA carboxylase subunit beta, whose amino-acid sequence MEDKIYELQDKRRKVELGGGDKRILQQHEKGKLTARERIDLLLDEGTFREINSFAKTRTSYFGMEAVEAPGEGVVTGYGKVEGRTVFVFAQDFTVFGGALGEVHAQKIAKMMDLAVKNGAPVIGLNDSGGARIQEGVVSLDGYGHVFYRNSIYSGVIPQISVIMGPCAGGAVYSPAITDFIFMVEKTSQMFITGPKVIETVTGEKISSEDLGGARVQEAESGVAHFTAETEEDVLKSVRRLLSFLPSSHEQSPPNSHHAENIEPDEELMNLVPVNGSKVYDVKDVIARLVDDEDFMEVQPLFARNAVIGFGRIGGYVTGLIANQPKFMAGGLDIDSSDKISRFIRFCDSFNIPLITLEDVTGFIPGIKQEHGGIIRHGAKILYAYSEATVPKITVILRKAYGGAYVAMNSKAIGADLVYAWPASEIAVMGPEGAANIIYAREIAQSDNPVETRSERIEQYREQFANPYIAAGAGMVDDVIDPRETKRKLYEALQLLADKWETRPPKKHGNIPL is encoded by the coding sequence ATGGAGGATAAAATTTACGAACTTCAGGACAAGCGAAGAAAAGTGGAACTTGGCGGCGGTGATAAAAGAATTCTGCAGCAGCATGAGAAGGGTAAACTAACTGCAAGAGAGCGAATTGACTTGCTGTTGGACGAGGGAACATTTCGTGAAATCAATTCCTTTGCCAAAACCCGAACGTCGTACTTCGGTATGGAAGCTGTGGAGGCACCTGGAGAAGGTGTAGTGACTGGTTATGGTAAAGTTGAGGGCCGTACAGTTTTCGTATTTGCGCAGGATTTCACTGTATTCGGCGGAGCATTGGGAGAGGTTCACGCCCAGAAAATCGCAAAAATGATGGACTTGGCTGTGAAGAATGGAGCCCCAGTTATTGGACTAAACGATTCTGGCGGGGCAAGAATTCAGGAAGGTGTCGTGTCCTTGGACGGATACGGACACGTGTTCTATCGGAATTCCATTTATTCTGGAGTCATTCCACAGATTTCAGTCATCATGGGTCCATGTGCCGGCGGAGCAGTTTATTCTCCGGCCATAACCGATTTTATCTTCATGGTTGAGAAGACAAGCCAGATGTTCATTACAGGACCGAAGGTTATCGAAACCGTAACGGGAGAGAAGATTTCGAGTGAAGACTTGGGAGGGGCGCGGGTCCAGGAAGCCGAGAGTGGCGTCGCTCATTTTACCGCTGAAACGGAAGAGGATGTACTAAAGAGTGTTCGACGTCTACTGTCGTTCCTGCCATCGTCCCACGAGCAGTCTCCGCCAAACAGTCATCACGCTGAAAACATCGAACCGGATGAGGAACTCATGAACCTGGTTCCTGTCAACGGCAGCAAAGTCTACGATGTTAAGGATGTCATTGCTCGCCTTGTTGATGATGAGGATTTTATGGAGGTACAACCCTTGTTTGCCCGGAATGCTGTCATTGGCTTTGGGAGAATAGGGGGTTACGTGACAGGTCTCATTGCAAACCAGCCAAAGTTTATGGCCGGCGGACTCGATATTGATTCATCTGACAAGATTTCCCGGTTTATTCGGTTTTGTGACTCCTTTAACATACCGCTGATTACACTTGAAGATGTAACAGGTTTTATTCCGGGTATCAAGCAGGAGCACGGGGGTATCATTCGCCACGGCGCAAAGATTCTGTACGCATACTCAGAAGCCACTGTACCGAAAATTACTGTGATTTTACGCAAAGCATACGGAGGCGCGTATGTTGCGATGAACAGTAAGGCTATCGGAGCAGACTTAGTCTATGCTTGGCCGGCTTCGGAAATAGCGGTCATGGGCCCGGAAGGTGCAGCGAACATTATTTATGCACGAGAGATTGCGCAGAGTGACAATCCTGTAGAAACGAGATCGGAGAGAATTGAACAATACCGCGAGCAGTTCGCAAACCCCTACATTGCGGCTGGGGCAGGAATGGTTGACGACGTTATAGACCCCCGTGAAACCAAACGGAAGTTATATGAAGCCCTTCAGCTGCTTGCTGATAAATGGGAGACGCGCCCGCCGAAGAAACACGGCAATATTCCGCTTTAA
- the mce gene encoding methylmalonyl-CoA epimerase: MAQPIRVLVAKPGLDGHDRGALVIAQGLRDEGFEVIYTGLRQTPLQIVATAIQEDVACIGLSSLSGAHMELFPEVVRLLRERQAEDILVIGGGVVPDEDRKALLEQGIAEVFTPGTKIQEVAEFIRSHVRFDSLGEDTEVGLTNKVDHVAIAVPRIADALPFYTQVLKLSVVHEEVIHDQQVKAVFVKAGDVHIELLEPTAESSPIAKFVQQKGGGLHHIAYEVKDAADALAAAEQAGFRLIDKKPRFGGRGKLIGFVHPKDTNGVLVEFCQLTTEEVHAP; the protein is encoded by the coding sequence ATGGCACAGCCAATCCGAGTGCTTGTGGCGAAGCCGGGTCTGGATGGACACGACCGAGGGGCTTTGGTAATTGCGCAGGGTCTTCGGGATGAAGGATTTGAGGTAATTTACACTGGATTGAGACAGACGCCTCTGCAAATTGTAGCAACTGCCATTCAGGAGGACGTGGCGTGTATCGGGCTTTCCAGCTTGTCAGGCGCGCACATGGAACTCTTTCCGGAAGTCGTCCGCCTCTTGCGCGAACGTCAGGCAGAGGACATTCTTGTTATCGGCGGAGGCGTCGTTCCCGATGAGGATAGGAAAGCCTTGCTGGAACAAGGGATTGCCGAGGTTTTCACACCTGGCACAAAGATTCAAGAAGTGGCCGAATTTATTCGCAGCCATGTGCGTTTTGATAGTCTGGGAGAGGACACAGAGGTCGGTTTGACCAATAAGGTCGATCACGTCGCCATCGCGGTTCCCCGCATTGCCGACGCGTTACCCTTTTATACACAAGTTCTGAAGCTGTCAGTCGTTCACGAAGAAGTGATTCATGACCAGCAAGTGAAAGCCGTCTTTGTCAAAGCTGGTGATGTTCACATCGAATTGCTGGAGCCAACTGCCGAGTCCAGTCCCATCGCAAAGTTTGTACAGCAAAAAGGCGGCGGACTTCATCATATCGCTTATGAAGTAAAGGATGCTGCTGATGCACTGGCTGCAGCCGAGCAGGCAGGTTTTCGGCTCATAGATAAGAAACCGCGGTTTGGGGGACGAGGTAAACTCATTGGTTTCGTCCACCCAAAAGATACAAACGGTGTATTAGTTGAATTTTGTCAGTTGACGACAGAGGAGGTACACGCGCCATGA
- a CDS encoding methylmalonyl-CoA mutase, whose translation MGFDEAMNSWSERTDERVRKRPERKNEFYTHSGIPIRRVYTPQDGIKSQEEYLEKLGFPGDYPYTRGGQPTMYRGRLWTMRQYAGFGSAKETNKRFRYLLEQGQTGLSTAFDLPTQIGYDASHDFAKGEVGKVGVSISSLLDMETLLHEIPLDKVSTSMTINAPAAVLLAMYLVVAERQGVSWDEVSGTIQNDILKEYVARGTYIFPPKPSMRLITDIFQFCAENVPKWNTISISGYHIREAGSTAVQELAFTLSNAIAYVEAAIDAGLPVDSFAPRLSFFFNAHNNFFEEIAKFRAARRMWAKIMKERFGAVHPKSMQLRFHTQTAGSTLTAQQPDNNIVRVAVQALSAVLGGTQSLHTNSRDEALALPTEQSARIALRTQQILAYENGISETVDPMAGSYYVESLTDELERRAASYIDYIDELGGAVSAIEQGYMQKEIHRAAYETQRSIENRDEIVVGVNDFRIQDEVQPDLLKVDPRLSEEQKAQLNELRATRSQDQWQRSLDELREAAKGTKNVMPYILNAVRAYATTGEICDVLRDVFGEYTPPLY comes from the coding sequence ATGGGGTTTGATGAGGCGATGAACAGTTGGAGCGAAAGGACCGACGAGAGGGTCCGAAAGCGGCCTGAACGGAAGAACGAGTTCTACACTCATTCTGGCATCCCGATTCGCCGCGTCTATACTCCTCAGGACGGCATCAAGTCGCAGGAGGAGTACTTGGAGAAACTAGGGTTCCCCGGTGACTATCCCTATACCCGGGGAGGACAACCCACGATGTATCGGGGGCGGCTGTGGACGATGCGTCAATATGCCGGATTTGGTTCGGCAAAGGAGACGAACAAGCGCTTTCGGTACCTGTTGGAGCAAGGACAGACTGGACTTAGCACGGCCTTTGACTTACCAACTCAAATTGGATACGATGCCAGTCACGATTTCGCGAAAGGGGAAGTCGGCAAGGTCGGCGTTTCTATATCATCACTTCTGGACATGGAGACACTGCTGCATGAGATTCCACTGGATAAGGTAAGCACCTCAATGACAATTAACGCACCTGCGGCAGTTCTGCTGGCCATGTACCTCGTTGTAGCAGAGCGCCAGGGTGTCTCCTGGGATGAAGTCTCAGGCACAATTCAGAACGACATTTTAAAGGAATACGTCGCACGAGGAACCTACATATTTCCACCCAAGCCGTCCATGAGACTCATTACAGACATTTTCCAATTCTGTGCTGAAAATGTTCCGAAGTGGAACACGATTTCCATTAGCGGCTATCATATACGCGAAGCGGGATCAACGGCAGTTCAGGAATTGGCATTTACACTCTCCAACGCCATTGCCTACGTTGAGGCTGCTATCGATGCCGGGCTGCCAGTAGACTCCTTTGCTCCGAGGCTCTCATTTTTCTTTAATGCTCACAATAATTTTTTTGAAGAAATCGCAAAATTCCGCGCAGCGCGGCGCATGTGGGCCAAAATCATGAAAGAGAGATTTGGTGCAGTCCATCCGAAATCCATGCAACTTCGATTTCATACCCAGACTGCGGGCAGCACTTTGACGGCCCAGCAGCCGGATAACAACATTGTTCGTGTAGCGGTTCAGGCCCTGTCCGCAGTGTTGGGTGGAACTCAAAGTCTCCACACAAACTCGCGAGACGAAGCTTTGGCTCTGCCGACAGAACAATCCGCACGTATCGCGCTGAGAACCCAGCAGATTCTCGCATATGAAAACGGTATCTCTGAAACGGTCGATCCCATGGCGGGAAGCTATTATGTTGAGTCTCTCACAGATGAACTGGAACGCCGTGCTGCATCGTATATCGATTATATTGATGAACTCGGCGGAGCTGTTTCAGCCATTGAACAAGGGTACATGCAAAAGGAAATTCATCGTGCAGCCTATGAAACACAGCGGAGTATTGAAAACCGCGATGAGATTGTGGTGGGCGTAAACGATTTTCGAATACAGGACGAAGTACAGCCGGACTTGCTAAAGGTAGACCCGCGCTTGAGTGAAGAGCAAAAAGCCCAGTTGAACGAACTGCGGGCGACGCGGTCACAGGACCAGTGGCAGCGCAGCCTGGATGAACTGCGAGAGGCGGCCAAAGGAACAAAAAACGTGATGCCTTACATCTTGAACGCTGTTCGCGCTTATGCAACAACCGGCGAAATTTGCGATGTGCTAAGGGATGTCTTCGGCGAGTACACGCCGCCATTGTACTAG
- the lipB gene encoding lipoyl(octanoyl) transferase LipB, which translates to MVLKADHKANESQVVTMTNEVGKQPTTSGHWASLGRLAYDKALDIQMAQRHRLLNGEDDRQTIFAVEHPPTITIGKNGGAHNIVATKEWLEQSGFEVRTVDRGGDVTYHGPGQWVVYPVLHLHPWNNDVSKYIRLLEESIITALAEVGISGERSEGYPGVWVEDRKICAVGASVRRNQHGEFVTAHGLALNVTTDLSDFQTIVPCGIADRGVTSVEAEINGNVTFSEWEGRLKRSFTNVFQLSFE; encoded by the coding sequence TTGGTTCTGAAAGCCGACCACAAAGCCAATGAATCGCAGGTGGTTACAATGACGAATGAGGTGGGAAAGCAACCAACAACTTCAGGGCACTGGGCATCCCTCGGCAGACTTGCTTATGACAAGGCTCTGGACATTCAGATGGCACAGCGCCACCGGTTGCTCAATGGAGAAGATGACCGGCAGACGATTTTCGCAGTGGAACATCCCCCGACTATCACCATTGGTAAAAACGGAGGGGCCCACAATATTGTTGCAACAAAAGAGTGGCTCGAGCAGTCAGGATTTGAAGTACGAACGGTAGACAGAGGCGGGGATGTAACCTATCACGGTCCGGGACAGTGGGTTGTTTACCCTGTCCTGCACTTACACCCGTGGAATAACGATGTCAGCAAGTACATCCGACTGCTGGAAGAATCCATTATCACGGCGTTAGCGGAAGTTGGTATTTCTGGGGAGCGTAGCGAAGGGTACCCTGGTGTGTGGGTGGAGGATAGAAAGATTTGCGCTGTAGGTGCCAGCGTCCGTCGAAATCAGCATGGAGAGTTTGTTACTGCTCATGGTCTGGCTCTGAATGTGACGACAGATCTCAGTGACTTTCAGACAATTGTGCCTTGTGGAATTGCGGACAGAGGTGTGACGTCAGTAGAAGCCGAAATTAATGGAAATGTCACATTTTCTGAATGGGAAGGGCGCTTAAAGCGTTCATTTACAAATGTTTTTCAACTATCATTTGAGTAG
- the lipA gene encoding lipoyl synthase yields the protein MEEKQAEKQRIMREQAFSRPDWLKIQMKTGPNYQELKDIMRTKSLHTVCEEARCPNIYECWENRTATFMILGDVCTRACRFCAVNSGRPTEFDAAEPQRVADAAVNMDLQHAVITSVARDDLNDGGAGIFAATIRAIRSRIPKCGVEVLIPDFMGDWEALKVVMDASPDILNHNVETVSRLSDRVRSRAKYDRTLELLRRAKEMRPDIKTKSSIMVGLGETFEELLQTMDDLREVGCDILTVGQYLQPTKKHLLVQKFYTPTEFLRLKGEGLRRGFSHVEAGPLVRSSYHAHEQVQRANGLPLQSLQNQTGTQA from the coding sequence TTGGAAGAAAAACAGGCGGAGAAACAGCGAATTATGCGTGAACAAGCGTTCTCTCGTCCAGACTGGTTGAAAATCCAAATGAAGACAGGCCCGAACTATCAAGAGTTAAAAGATATTATGCGAACAAAGTCGTTACATACGGTGTGTGAAGAAGCGCGCTGTCCCAATATCTATGAATGCTGGGAAAATCGAACTGCCACGTTTATGATCCTCGGAGATGTGTGTACACGTGCGTGCCGCTTTTGCGCTGTCAACAGCGGACGCCCGACAGAATTTGATGCTGCGGAACCTCAGCGCGTTGCAGATGCTGCAGTCAACATGGATTTACAACATGCTGTTATTACCAGCGTAGCTCGAGATGATTTGAATGACGGCGGAGCAGGTATCTTTGCAGCCACAATCCGGGCTATCCGCTCGAGGATTCCAAAGTGCGGTGTGGAAGTTCTAATTCCTGACTTTATGGGAGACTGGGAAGCGCTCAAGGTCGTGATGGACGCCTCCCCTGACATTTTGAATCACAATGTTGAAACGGTGAGTCGGTTGTCTGACAGAGTCAGGTCCAGGGCCAAGTACGACCGAACACTGGAGCTCTTGCGCCGGGCCAAAGAAATGCGTCCAGATATTAAGACCAAATCCTCAATTATGGTCGGGCTTGGAGAGACCTTCGAGGAACTCCTTCAAACTATGGATGACCTGCGCGAGGTTGGATGCGATATTCTGACAGTTGGGCAGTATCTGCAGCCAACCAAGAAACACTTGCTTGTTCAAAAGTTTTATACGCCGACGGAGTTTTTACGACTAAAAGGAGAGGGTCTGCGCAGAGGATTTTCGCACGTTGAGGCGGGTCCACTTGTACGCAGCTCGTACCATGCTCATGAACAAGTACAGCGAGCAAACGGCTTGCCGTTACAGTCTCTTCAGAATCAAACTGGGACCCAGGCGTAG
- a CDS encoding dihydrolipoamide acetyltransferase family protein: MADITLPQLGESVTEGTLGKWLKQVGDPVAKYEPLVEVVTDKVTAEVPSDYDGVLTDIVVQEGETVSVGTVICTVAAEGGASSTPVPQSSAANAPADAVTDKVTETPQKPEGNRYSPAVLRLAQDNNIDLAQLHGTGLGGRITRKDVRQYLEETKGAQRPSQPSQEAAPVQSAGMGGSVEPVKGKQVDGAATPPAAVARTTEFDSLSDEIVEPSTVRKMIAKKMVESKQTAPHAWTVVEADVTNLAGLRQKVKSDFKKKEGIDLTYLPFFIKAVAEALKQYPMLNAAWVDDKIHMRSRVNISIAVATDDALVVPVIHDADRQSIAGLAHSVNQLAAKARSGRLSIDDVQGGTFTVNNTGAFGSVLSQPIINMPQSGILSVESIVKRPVVVNDAIAIRSMVNLCFSLDHRLLDGWISGQFLKAVKDRLQKYDENTLIY, encoded by the coding sequence ATGGCGGACATTACGTTGCCGCAGCTTGGTGAGAGTGTAACGGAAGGAACACTGGGTAAGTGGCTCAAACAAGTAGGCGATCCCGTTGCAAAATACGAACCCTTAGTGGAGGTCGTGACAGATAAGGTTACTGCCGAGGTGCCGTCAGACTATGACGGAGTGTTGACAGACATTGTCGTACAAGAAGGCGAAACGGTGAGTGTTGGTACAGTCATCTGTACGGTTGCGGCAGAAGGCGGTGCGTCAAGCACCCCTGTTCCACAGTCATCCGCCGCAAATGCTCCTGCTGATGCAGTGACCGACAAAGTAACAGAGACGCCGCAGAAACCCGAGGGCAACCGCTATTCACCGGCAGTTCTTCGTTTAGCACAGGACAACAACATTGACCTCGCACAGCTGCACGGTACCGGACTAGGCGGTCGCATTACGCGCAAGGACGTGCGTCAGTACCTGGAGGAAACGAAAGGCGCGCAGAGACCGTCTCAACCCAGTCAAGAGGCAGCGCCCGTCCAATCTGCCGGCATGGGAGGCAGCGTGGAGCCAGTCAAGGGTAAGCAGGTTGATGGGGCGGCGACCCCCCCGGCGGCTGTGGCCCGCACAACGGAATTTGACAGCCTTAGCGACGAAATTGTGGAACCCAGTACAGTCCGAAAAATGATTGCAAAGAAAATGGTGGAGAGTAAACAGACAGCGCCGCATGCATGGACGGTAGTGGAAGCCGATGTAACGAATCTTGCTGGCCTTCGACAAAAGGTCAAATCAGATTTCAAGAAAAAAGAAGGCATTGACCTCACATACCTTCCTTTCTTTATTAAAGCAGTGGCTGAAGCGCTGAAACAGTATCCAATGCTGAATGCAGCATGGGTGGACGATAAAATCCACATGAGAAGTCGAGTCAACATTTCGATTGCAGTTGCGACTGACGACGCACTGGTTGTCCCCGTCATCCATGATGCGGATCGGCAAAGTATTGCTGGTCTAGCGCATTCCGTGAATCAGTTAGCTGCAAAGGCACGGTCTGGTCGTCTGTCAATTGACGACGTACAGGGGGGTACATTTACCGTTAATAATACAGGAGCATTCGGTTCCGTGTTGTCCCAGCCCATCATCAATATGCCGCAGTCTGGAATACTGTCCGTGGAATCGATTGTGAAAAGACCTGTTGTTGTCAACGACGCGATTGCAATCCGCAGTATGGTCAATCTTTGTTTCTCTTTGGACCACCGGCTGCTTGACGGTTGGATTAGCGGTCAGTTCCTGAAAGCCGTCAAAGACCGACTACAAAAATACGATGAGAATACGCTGATTTATTAA